Proteins found in one Pseudomonas sp. P8_241 genomic segment:
- a CDS encoding bifunctional diguanylate cyclase/phosphodiesterase, protein MPRLPTVLFLLSLMTWTATAGALTLTDEERSWLAAHPDLRLGVDASWPPFEFRDDQSRYQGLAADYIQVIRQRLAVKLTPVEPVTWTVVLDQAKQGKLDLLPGVMSTPERQTFLSFTRPYLDFPIVILAHVGGPQPHNIEDLYGLKIAVVENYAPHELLRTQHPDLNLVAMPNVSSALQALALDEVDAVVGDLASSVWSLRQLKLDGLYVSGETPYRYQLAMGVPRDNKILVGILDKVLADMSPAEISSIQEHWVGNVLDHRTFWNDLLAYGLPGLLLLTIVLAVVIRINRRLSSEITRRVDLEQELRSSEYHYRGLVESLSAIAWEAKIDDFTYSYVSPHAEDLLGYPLSHWLIPGFWRNIIHPADLTRAQSYCDHEVLAGRDHTLDYRVITADGRCLWVRDIVSLIEHGHEPVMRGLMIDITDAKRTEEALRLSEQKFASVFQQCPDILVIARLCDGCLLEVNEAFEEQIGLKAEDVIGLTATDLNIWGIPGVGPGLLQRLQAGSIRNLEMPFRRNNGQVFTGLISAEPFDLDMTPALVVVVRDITQLKETQQQLQTSEEKFAKAFHASPDGLLLSRQSDGLLLEVNEGFSRITGFNSAMSVDRSALDLGIWVNLNERKQMLDLLHRDGFVRDFSCHIRRSDGQIRLCEVSSRPLPIGDEDCMLTIARDITERHLMQEKLQQAATVFESTAEGVLITDTQQHISAVNRAFSEITGYSESEALGHTPRLLASGLHDSAFYAAMWHQLTAEGHWQGEISNRRKNGELYPSWLTISAVRNRDKFITHFVAVFADISSLKHAQAKLDYQAHHDPLTGLPNRTLFESRLQTALNNQQENGGQGAVLFLDLDRFKHINDSLGHPVGDLLLKGIAIRLKEQLRDIDTVARLGGDEFIIMLPGLQQPTDADNIATKLLNCFAAPFQAGEHEFFISASIGTSLYPKDGGDVATLIKNADAAMYRSKAKGRNRVESYTRDLTAQASERVALEHELRRAIERNELQLYYQPKISLADYRLVGAEALIRWRHPTFGDVPPEHFIPLAEENGMILQIGDWVLETACRQMYEWNQLYDGLGPLSVNLAGAQLRQPNLLGRIEQLLKDNGLNPGFLQLEITENFIMSQAEEALAVLHQLKQLGVQLAIDDFGTGYSSLSYLKRLPLDILKIDQSFVRGLPDDPHDAAIVRAIIALGRSMQFTIIAEGVETQAQQQFLAAEGCEQIQGYIVSPPLPPNEFAATFLRTNLMAFSDGTAAKPSL, encoded by the coding sequence ATGCCCAGACTGCCGACCGTGCTTTTTTTGCTGTCGCTGATGACCTGGACCGCAACGGCTGGCGCGCTGACTCTCACTGACGAAGAACGTAGCTGGCTGGCGGCTCACCCGGACTTGCGCCTGGGTGTCGATGCGTCCTGGCCCCCGTTTGAGTTTCGCGACGACCAGAGTCGTTACCAGGGTCTGGCAGCCGACTATATCCAAGTGATACGCCAGCGGCTGGCGGTCAAACTTACACCCGTTGAGCCCGTGACCTGGACCGTTGTCCTGGATCAAGCCAAACAGGGCAAACTGGACCTGCTACCCGGAGTGATGTCGACTCCGGAGCGCCAGACTTTCCTGTCCTTCACCCGCCCCTACCTGGACTTCCCGATCGTCATTCTGGCCCATGTCGGAGGTCCGCAGCCCCACAACATCGAAGACCTGTACGGATTGAAAATCGCCGTGGTGGAGAATTACGCCCCCCACGAACTGCTGCGCACCCAACATCCAGACCTCAACCTGGTGGCGATGCCAAACGTCAGCTCTGCCCTGCAAGCACTGGCCCTTGATGAAGTAGACGCCGTTGTGGGCGATCTTGCGTCCAGCGTTTGGAGCCTGCGCCAGCTCAAGCTCGACGGGTTGTATGTCAGCGGCGAAACCCCTTATCGCTATCAGCTGGCCATGGGTGTCCCCCGGGATAATAAAATCCTGGTCGGTATCCTCGACAAAGTCCTGGCAGACATGAGCCCCGCGGAAATCAGCTCCATTCAAGAGCATTGGGTCGGTAACGTCCTCGATCATCGAACGTTCTGGAACGATTTGTTGGCCTATGGCCTGCCGGGGCTGCTGCTGCTGACCATCGTGCTGGCGGTGGTCATCCGGATCAACCGCCGTTTAAGTTCGGAAATTACCCGTCGGGTTGATCTGGAACAGGAACTGCGAAGCAGCGAATACCATTACCGTGGTCTGGTGGAGAGCCTGTCGGCCATCGCGTGGGAAGCGAAGATAGACGATTTTACCTACAGCTACGTATCGCCCCACGCCGAGGACCTGCTGGGTTATCCCTTGTCCCATTGGCTGATTCCGGGCTTTTGGCGCAACATCATCCATCCCGCCGACCTGACCCGCGCCCAGTCTTACTGCGATCACGAAGTGCTGGCCGGACGTGACCATACGCTCGATTACCGGGTCATCACCGCCGATGGTCGCTGCTTGTGGGTGCGCGATATCGTCAGCCTGATCGAACACGGCCATGAGCCGGTGATGCGCGGGCTGATGATCGACATCACCGACGCCAAGCGCACCGAAGAAGCCCTGCGCCTGTCGGAACAGAAATTCGCCTCGGTATTCCAGCAATGCCCGGACATTCTGGTAATCGCCAGGCTCTGCGACGGCTGTCTGCTGGAAGTCAACGAAGCGTTTGAAGAACAGATTGGCCTAAAGGCCGAGGACGTCATCGGCTTGACCGCCACCGACCTCAATATCTGGGGCATCCCCGGCGTTGGACCGGGTCTGTTGCAGCGCTTGCAGGCCGGGAGCATCCGCAACCTGGAGATGCCCTTTCGACGCAACAACGGCCAGGTGTTTACCGGCCTGATCTCCGCCGAACCATTCGATCTCGACATGACACCAGCGCTGGTGGTCGTGGTCCGGGATATCACTCAGCTCAAGGAAACCCAGCAACAACTGCAAACATCCGAAGAGAAATTCGCCAAGGCCTTCCACGCCTCCCCTGACGGTCTGCTGCTGTCGCGCCAAAGCGATGGCTTGCTGCTGGAGGTCAACGAGGGTTTCAGCCGCATTACAGGGTTCAACAGCGCAATGTCAGTCGATCGTTCCGCGCTGGATCTGGGGATCTGGGTCAACCTCAACGAACGCAAACAAATGCTCGACCTGCTGCATCGCGATGGCTTCGTGCGCGACTTCAGCTGCCACATCCGCCGCAGCGACGGGCAAATCCGGCTTTGCGAAGTGTCCAGCCGTCCGCTGCCGATTGGCGATGAAGACTGCATGCTGACCATCGCCCGGGACATCACCGAGCGGCACCTGATGCAGGAAAAACTGCAACAGGCCGCGACCGTGTTCGAAAGCACTGCCGAAGGCGTTCTGATCACCGATACCCAGCAGCACATCAGCGCGGTCAACCGTGCATTCAGCGAAATCACCGGCTACAGCGAAAGCGAGGCCTTGGGTCATACGCCGCGCCTGCTTGCCTCGGGCCTGCACGACAGCGCCTTTTACGCAGCAATGTGGCACCAACTGACCGCCGAGGGGCATTGGCAAGGCGAGATTTCCAACCGACGCAAGAATGGCGAACTCTATCCGAGCTGGCTGACCATCAGCGCCGTGCGCAACCGGGACAAGTTCATCACTCACTTTGTTGCCGTGTTCGCCGACATTTCCAGCCTCAAGCACGCTCAGGCCAAACTCGACTACCAGGCGCACCATGATCCGCTGACCGGCCTGCCCAACCGCACATTGTTTGAAAGCCGCTTGCAGACCGCACTCAACAACCAGCAGGAAAATGGCGGTCAAGGCGCCGTATTGTTCCTCGACCTTGACCGCTTCAAACACATCAACGACAGCCTCGGCCACCCCGTCGGCGACCTGCTGTTGAAAGGCATCGCCATCCGGCTCAAAGAGCAACTGCGCGATATCGATACCGTGGCGCGTCTGGGTGGCGACGAGTTCATCATTATGCTACCTGGCCTGCAACAACCCACTGATGCCGACAACATCGCCACCAAACTGCTCAATTGCTTCGCCGCACCCTTCCAGGCCGGCGAGCATGAGTTTTTCATCAGCGCCAGCATCGGCACCAGTCTCTATCCCAAGGATGGTGGCGATGTCGCCACGCTGATCAAGAATGCGGACGCAGCGATGTACCGCTCCAAGGCCAAGGGCCGCAACCGCGTGGAAAGCTACACCCGCGACCTGACGGCTCAGGCCAGCGAGCGCGTGGCCCTGGAACACGAACTTCGCCGCGCCATCGAACGCAACGAACTGCAGCTGTACTACCAGCCGAAAATCAGCCTCGCCGACTACCGCCTGGTCGGCGCCGAAGCCTTGATTCGCTGGCGCCACCCGACCTTCGGTGACGTTCCGCCGGAGCACTTCATACCGTTGGCCGAAGAAAACGGCATGATCCTGCAAATTGGCGACTGGGTCCTCGAAACCGCTTGCCGCCAAATGTATGAATGGAACCAGCTGTATGACGGCCTCGGCCCCCTCTCGGTCAACCTCGCTGGGGCTCAACTGCGCCAGCCGAACCTGCTCGGGCGGATCGAACAACTGCTCAAGGACAACGGCCTCAACCCCGGATTTCTGCAACTGGAAATTACCGAAAATTTCATCATGAGCCAGGCCGAGGAGGCGTTGGCGGTGCTGCACCAACTCAAACAATTGGGCGTCCAACTGGCTATCGACGACTTCGGCACGGGCTATTCCTCCCTGAGTTACCTCAAGCGTTTGCCTTTAGATATTCTCAAGATCGATCAGTCTTTCGTCCGCGGACTGCCCGACGACCCGCACGACGCGGCCATCGTGCGAGCCATAATCGCACTCGGACGCAGCATGCAATTCACGATCATCGCCGAAGGCGTCGAGACCCAGGCACAGCAACAATTCCTCGCCGCCGAAGGGTGTGAACAGATCCAGGGCTACATCGTCAGCCCACCGCTACCTCCGAATGAATTTGCCGCAACGTTTCTTCGTACAAACCTAATGGCTTTTTCGGATGGCACTGCCGCGAAACCGTCGCTATAA
- a CDS encoding Hcp family type VI secretion system effector, with translation MANPGYMSITGKAQGLISAGCSTAASVGNKYQSAHTDEIMVLAFHHNMTNIGNISKPTHNPIIITKNVDKSSPLLAQALASQEEINCTINFYRVSAAGNQEKFYSVSITGGVIADLTLEMPHAVLQGDAEPEEQLAIRYRQITWNHHAAGTSGYASWGTEG, from the coding sequence ATGGCGAACCCGGGTTACATGAGCATCACAGGTAAGGCCCAAGGTCTGATTTCCGCGGGCTGTTCCACGGCCGCATCGGTTGGCAACAAATACCAGTCAGCCCATACCGATGAAATCATGGTGCTGGCTTTCCACCACAACATGACCAACATTGGGAACATCTCTAAACCCACGCACAACCCGATTATCATCACCAAAAACGTCGACAAATCCTCCCCGCTCCTCGCGCAAGCTCTGGCTAGCCAAGAAGAAATCAACTGCACCATTAATTTCTATCGTGTGTCTGCTGCGGGCAACCAGGAAAAATTCTATTCCGTGTCGATCACGGGGGGAGTCATTGCGGATCTGACGCTGGAGATGCCCCATGCGGTGTTGCAAGGTGACGCCGAACCCGAAGAGCAGTTGGCCATTCGCTATCGCCAGATTACCTGGAACCACCACGCGGCAGGCACCAGCGGCTACGCCTCCTGGGGCACGGAAGGGTGA
- a CDS encoding OmpA family protein, which yields MLYQNRVKRLQDIAQAEHMDMDVKEIVANTAAGGASKEASVGIEAQARDTTMFTPASAELTPEGQRQLRKIAQAMADAQKAQALKPTPAGGMKILVVGHTDSTGAAQFNQSLSEKRARAVGNILAEAGIKPTDIYYQGAGSARPVADNSTEQGRAKNRRVEMSQIDSQQLLVERVRSERNSTRYLEHGTRTQAAPAPAVPVKASRPATSAVVAEVPMAAPKAKPNKAVSPSIPQQTTSAPSPLAIIGKGGIDFGGHAVTNGNSTLAQSIVPKKSMFTLVSSAYASAPVGSCIADMPRTEGEVMNLGTGKSIDEIETTDYLPGMDGRPWAQLVNGHLASVGPVSILKEDSALAQQPFMSFKSDYKTSKEKLTGKVPASANTYDGESQVLYRVFSVDAKSSPVSCMDIVFDKRTGKASGGEIFYPKGGTAFVASFDPNRQ from the coding sequence ATGCTCTATCAGAACCGAGTCAAGCGCCTCCAGGACATTGCTCAGGCTGAGCACATGGACATGGACGTCAAAGAGATCGTTGCCAATACGGCTGCCGGCGGGGCTTCCAAAGAGGCGTCGGTAGGCATTGAGGCACAGGCGCGTGATACGACGATGTTCACGCCCGCATCGGCTGAGTTGACCCCCGAAGGTCAGCGTCAACTGCGCAAAATTGCCCAAGCCATGGCCGACGCTCAAAAAGCCCAGGCATTGAAGCCCACGCCCGCCGGTGGCATGAAGATTCTGGTCGTCGGACACACAGACTCCACCGGTGCAGCGCAATTCAACCAGTCCCTGTCTGAAAAACGTGCACGCGCCGTCGGCAATATTCTGGCTGAAGCCGGGATCAAGCCCACTGACATCTACTACCAGGGCGCTGGCTCTGCGCGCCCTGTCGCGGACAACAGCACTGAGCAGGGTCGTGCGAAGAACCGGCGCGTCGAGATGTCGCAAATCGATAGCCAGCAATTGCTGGTCGAACGGGTTCGCAGTGAGCGCAACAGCACCAGGTACCTTGAACACGGTACCCGCACACAGGCAGCCCCGGCTCCTGCCGTACCGGTGAAAGCTTCAAGGCCCGCGACCTCCGCGGTGGTCGCTGAAGTACCAATGGCAGCGCCAAAGGCCAAGCCAAACAAAGCTGTTTCCCCCTCGATACCGCAACAGACAACATCGGCGCCCTCTCCTCTGGCAATTATCGGCAAGGGTGGCATCGACTTTGGCGGGCACGCGGTGACCAATGGCAACTCGACACTGGCGCAATCCATCGTGCCGAAGAAGTCGATGTTCACCCTGGTTTCCAGCGCCTATGCATCCGCCCCGGTCGGATCCTGTATTGCCGACATGCCACGCACCGAAGGCGAAGTCATGAACCTGGGTACTGGCAAATCGATCGACGAGATCGAAACCACCGACTATCTGCCGGGCATGGATGGGCGTCCGTGGGCACAGCTGGTCAATGGCCACCTGGCCAGTGTCGGTCCGGTTTCGATCCTCAAGGAGGACTCGGCGCTCGCCCAACAACCGTTCATGTCCTTCAAGTCGGACTACAAGACCAGCAAAGAGAAACTGACCGGCAAAGTTCCGGCCTCGGCCAATACCTACGATGGTGAGTCCCAGGTTCTCTACCGAGTCTTCTCGGTCGACGCGAAGAGCTCACCGGTCTCTTGCATGGACATCGTATTTGACAAGCGCACGGGCAAAGCATCGGGCGGCGAAATCTTCTATCCGAAGGGCGGCACAGCGTTCGTCGCCTCGTTCGATCCAAACCGTCAGTAA
- a CDS encoding TM2 domain-containing protein, with translation MKGKILDFNSESRTGIISADDGNRYTFEVAQWKSSVLPKSGVKVDFSTNNGVAETIYQEPGVTVGNSKKITAALLALFLGAFGAHKFFLGYNKQGVIMLLLFLFGFILLGVPSMIIGIIAFVEFIIYLTKSDEDFERTYVNSAKPWF, from the coding sequence ATGAAAGGGAAAATCCTGGACTTCAATAGTGAAAGCCGCACCGGCATCATCAGTGCCGATGACGGAAATCGCTACACTTTTGAAGTTGCACAGTGGAAAAGCTCGGTATTGCCGAAATCTGGCGTCAAAGTGGATTTCTCTACAAACAATGGTGTTGCCGAGACGATCTACCAGGAACCCGGCGTGACCGTCGGTAACTCAAAGAAAATAACCGCCGCACTTCTGGCTTTGTTTCTTGGCGCCTTTGGTGCTCACAAGTTCTTCCTTGGCTACAACAAGCAAGGCGTGATCATGCTGTTGCTGTTCCTCTTCGGGTTTATCCTGCTGGGCGTTCCATCCATGATCATCGGCATCATTGCCTTTGTTGAATTCATTATTTACCTCACCAAGTCAGACGAAGATTTCGAACGTACCTACGTCAACTCTGCCAAGCCGTGGTTCTAA
- a CDS encoding DsbC family protein, producing MTLNKDSCSLASASLTAVLFLTSPSAQAETVGLGDATKSIGSFFSQLTQPPIPKPEPQLRYVREALGKLQPENWISFSPANPKAYVYVFADATCPYSRELHKKVPEFNAKGIEVRYVAWPSGQLNEPAWTVYKNVWCSDDPKQALDDAMHGKSVKAQTCSSKDISTLAAQQNAGKAIGVSATPTTYYPDGHWAQGVKRTEGLPERAILGVKMVSNVR from the coding sequence ATGACTCTAAATAAAGATTCGTGCAGCCTGGCAAGTGCCAGTCTCACCGCCGTGCTTTTTCTCACCTCACCGTCTGCTCAGGCGGAAACCGTTGGCCTCGGCGATGCTACAAAAAGCATCGGCAGTTTCTTTTCGCAACTGACGCAGCCACCGATACCCAAGCCTGAACCGCAATTGCGCTATGTTCGTGAAGCGCTGGGTAAGCTGCAGCCGGAAAACTGGATCTCCTTCAGCCCGGCTAACCCCAAGGCTTACGTCTATGTGTTCGCCGATGCGACCTGCCCCTACTCCCGTGAATTGCACAAGAAGGTGCCTGAGTTCAATGCCAAGGGGATTGAGGTGCGCTACGTCGCCTGGCCATCGGGCCAACTCAATGAACCGGCCTGGACGGTGTACAAAAACGTCTGGTGCAGCGACGACCCGAAACAGGCACTCGACGACGCAATGCATGGCAAGTCGGTGAAGGCGCAAACATGCAGCAGTAAAGACATCAGCACCCTTGCCGCGCAGCAGAATGCCGGTAAAGCCATTGGCGTGAGCGCCACCCCGACGACTTATTACCCGGACGGCCATTGGGCCCAAGGCGTGAAGCGCACCGAAGGGTTGCCCGAGCGGGCGATTTTGGGGGTCAAAATGGTTTCGAACGTGCGCTGA
- a CDS encoding DUF3077 domain-containing protein, with amino-acid sequence MGFTPFIYCKNQALFHVSRGVPLADALAQASDLLCLAKELTIDAAYTRGTDRHAWAAHYLTAMSKAVIDDVAKVLDRRPVQTTKEAAASKNS; translated from the coding sequence ATCGGCTTCACCCCCTTCATCTACTGCAAGAATCAGGCGCTGTTCCACGTCAGTCGCGGCGTTCCGCTTGCCGATGCTTTGGCTCAGGCCTCCGATCTGTTGTGTCTCGCCAAAGAGCTGACCATCGACGCCGCCTACACCAGAGGCACCGACCGCCACGCCTGGGCAGCGCATTACCTGACGGCCATGAGCAAGGCAGTCATCGATGATGTGGCGAAGGTGCTGGATCGCCGGCCAGTTCAAACAACAAAGGAAGCAGCCGCATCGAAAAACTCATAA
- a CDS encoding peptidase M41, with amino-acid sequence MTTNLPAAVRNRALQIAHHEMGHYVVARTLGFETGGVTLTVTMDLRHQGGASISLVRPITSMDAMTEYLEARMMVLLAGAMAQTLPSKPSAAKRVDKAKATAILKGEQGAEQDYAKVRELQHLLRNITYPDTDPASSEHIAAQLKAMTDRVWIQTQKIIEDQAGTIFELATALVDGMALVEQWGRAADTYEVVFTGAMLEGMRAVQAIPSLPGWTDSCSDVVQHWK; translated from the coding sequence ATGACGACAAACCTGCCTGCCGCTGTACGAAACCGTGCGTTGCAGATTGCCCATCACGAGATGGGTCACTACGTCGTGGCCCGCACACTGGGCTTTGAAACGGGCGGAGTGACATTGACCGTGACCATGGATCTACGGCATCAAGGTGGCGCGTCCATTTCCCTGGTGCGGCCAATCACTTCGATGGACGCCATGACGGAGTATCTGGAAGCCCGGATGATGGTCCTCCTGGCTGGCGCAATGGCGCAGACACTCCCTTCAAAACCTTCAGCCGCCAAACGCGTCGATAAAGCGAAAGCCACGGCCATCCTCAAAGGTGAGCAGGGGGCGGAACAGGATTACGCGAAAGTCAGAGAGTTACAGCACCTGCTACGTAACATCACATATCCAGATACCGATCCAGCGTCGTCCGAACACATCGCAGCGCAGCTTAAAGCGATGACTGATCGGGTGTGGATTCAGACGCAAAAAATCATCGAGGATCAGGCCGGGACGATTTTCGAATTGGCTACCGCGCTGGTCGACGGCATGGCGCTCGTTGAGCAATGGGGGCGGGCGGCGGATACGTATGAGGTCGTGTTCACCGGGGCGATGCTGGAGGGGATGAGGGCGGTGCAGGCCATCCCTTCGTTACCTGGTTGGACTGACAGTTGCAGTGATGTTGTTCAGCACTGGAAGTAA
- a CDS encoding glucose/quinate/shikimate family membrane-bound PQQ-dependent dehydrogenase, giving the protein MNNSGAAAGSKWLLAGLGVLIALIGLGLAAGGGYLIALGGSWYFLLMGLAMLASGLMIARRKPFGAKLYGVALVLTAIWAVWDTGLEYWPLVSRVLTFAVIGLVVALVYPTLVRASGATGGRGAYGLAGILGVGVVATMAYMFVPTHVVKNTTVPAVTPVAPGTEQKDWAHWGNTTAGNRFAALDQINKGNIDKLQVAWTFRTGDIPQSTGAGAEDQNTPQQIGDTVYTCTAYGKVFALDADTGTQRWKFDPQGTAPNWQRCRGLGYSETPVSSDNQPTACKKRLFLPTGDARLIAINAETGKPCEEFGNKGTVDLTIDMGEVKPGYYQQTSTPLVAGDVVIVGGRVADNYSTGEPPGVVRAYDVRSGELVWAWDPGNPNTTQRPPAGETYTRGTPNVWSAMSYDAKLGLVYLPTGNATPDFFGGQRTEMDNKWNSSVVAIDVKTGQVRWHFQTTHNDLWDFDLPAQPLLYDVPDDKGGTQPALAQVTKQGEIFLLNRETGVPIARVEERPVPQGHVPGEHYSPTQPFSVDMPSIGNKTLTESDMWGATPFDQLMCRIQFKGMRHEGVYTPPGMDRALQFPGSLGGMNWGSVSVDPNTNYMFVNDMRLGLANYMIPRDKIGAGASGIEMGVVPQEGTPFGAMRERFLSAVGIPCQKPPFGTMSAIDLKTHKLMWQVPVGTVQDTGPMGIRMHLPIPIGMPTLGASLATQSGLLFFAGTQDFYLRAFDTGNGNEIWKSRLPVGSQSGPMTYVSPKTGKQYILLTVGGARQSTDRGDYVIAYALPK; this is encoded by the coding sequence ATGAACAATTCTGGGGCTGCCGCCGGCAGCAAATGGTTGCTGGCGGGGCTGGGTGTGCTGATTGCACTGATCGGGCTCGGCCTGGCCGCTGGCGGTGGCTATCTGATCGCGCTGGGTGGCAGCTGGTATTTCCTGCTGATGGGGCTGGCGATGCTGGCGTCCGGGTTGATGATTGCCAGGCGCAAGCCGTTCGGTGCCAAGTTGTATGGTGTGGCGTTGGTCCTCACTGCGATCTGGGCCGTTTGGGATACGGGGCTTGAATACTGGCCCCTGGTCTCTCGGGTGCTGACGTTTGCGGTGATCGGCCTGGTTGTAGCGTTGGTCTATCCGACCCTCGTCCGCGCTTCGGGTGCGACAGGTGGTCGTGGTGCCTACGGTTTGGCGGGCATTCTGGGTGTTGGCGTCGTTGCGACCATGGCCTACATGTTCGTGCCGACCCACGTGGTGAAAAACACCACTGTACCAGCGGTAACGCCGGTCGCTCCGGGCACCGAGCAAAAAGACTGGGCGCACTGGGGCAATACCACTGCCGGCAACCGCTTTGCCGCGCTGGACCAGATCAACAAGGGCAACATCGACAAGTTGCAGGTTGCCTGGACCTTCCGCACCGGCGACATCCCGCAAAGCACTGGTGCGGGCGCCGAAGACCAGAACACCCCGCAGCAAATCGGTGACACGGTCTACACCTGCACCGCCTACGGCAAAGTCTTCGCCCTGGATGCCGACACCGGCACTCAACGCTGGAAGTTCGACCCGCAGGGCACCGCGCCTAACTGGCAGCGCTGCCGTGGCCTGGGTTACTCCGAAACCCCGGTGTCTTCGGACAATCAGCCAACCGCCTGTAAGAAACGTCTGTTTTTGCCGACCGGCGATGCGCGTCTGATCGCCATCAACGCTGAAACCGGCAAGCCCTGCGAAGAATTCGGCAATAAAGGCACCGTCGATCTGACCATCGACATGGGCGAAGTGAAGCCCGGTTACTACCAGCAAACCTCGACCCCGTTGGTTGCGGGTGACGTAGTGATCGTCGGTGGCCGCGTGGCCGATAACTACTCCACTGGCGAGCCGCCGGGCGTGGTGCGTGCCTACGACGTGCGCAGCGGTGAACTGGTCTGGGCGTGGGATCCGGGTAACCCGAACACCACCCAACGCCCTCCGGCCGGTGAGACCTACACCCGTGGTACGCCGAACGTCTGGTCGGCCATGTCCTACGACGCCAAGCTCGGTCTGGTCTACCTGCCAACCGGCAACGCCACGCCGGACTTCTTCGGCGGTCAGCGCACCGAGATGGACAACAAGTGGAACTCGTCCGTCGTTGCCATTGACGTGAAAACCGGCCAGGTGCGCTGGCATTTCCAGACTACCCACAACGATTTGTGGGACTTTGACCTGCCGGCCCAACCGCTGCTGTACGACGTGCCCGACGACAAGGGCGGCACCCAGCCGGCGCTGGCGCAAGTCACCAAGCAGGGCGAGATCTTCCTGCTCAACCGTGAGACCGGCGTGCCGATCGCTCGCGTTGAAGAGCGTCCGGTGCCGCAGGGCCATGTGCCCGGCGAACACTACTCGCCAACCCAGCCGTTCTCTGTCGATATGCCGTCAATCGGCAACAAGACCCTGACCGAATCCGACATGTGGGGCGCCACGCCGTTCGACCAATTGATGTGCCGCATCCAGTTCAAAGGTATGCGCCACGAAGGCGTCTACACCCCGCCGGGCATGGATCGCGCCCTGCAATTCCCGGGCTCGCTGGGCGGCATGAACTGGGGCAGCGTCTCGGTTGATCCGAACACTAACTACATGTTCGTCAACGACATGCGCCTGGGCCTGGCCAACTACATGATCCCGCGTGACAAGATCGGCGCCGGGGCCAGCGGTATCGAAATGGGCGTGGTGCCGCAGGAAGGCACGCCGTTCGGCGCCATGCGCGAACGCTTTCTCTCGGCGGTCGGCATCCCGTGCCAGAAACCACCGTTCGGCACCATGTCGGCCATCGACCTGAAGACCCACAAACTGATGTGGCAAGTCCCGGTCGGCACCGTGCAAGACACTGGCCCGATGGGCATCCGCATGCACCTGCCGATCCCGATCGGCATGCCGACCCTTGGCGCATCGCTCGCCACCCAGTCGGGCCTGCTGTTCTTCGCCGGCACCCAGGACTTCTACCTGCGCGCCTTCGATACCGGCAACGGCAACGAAATCTGGAAATCGCGCCTGCCGGTAGGCAGCCAGTCCGGGCCGATGACCTACGTTTCACCAAAAACCGGCAAGCAGTACATCCTGCTGACGGTGGGCGGTGCGCGTCAGTCGACGGATCGCGGGGATTATGTGATTGCTTACGCTTTACCCAAGTAA
- a CDS encoding Lrp/AsnC family transcriptional regulator, producing the protein MPDTRPPVLDEIDRQLIAALQINARESVAMLARQLGIARTTVTSRLARLEKAKVITGYGVRLGQRLVDGGLQAYVGITVQPRSGKEVLRRLSAMAQVQQLCAVSGEFDYVAWLRTDSPEQLDQLLDQIGSVDGVEKTTTSIILSSKIDRGQPV; encoded by the coding sequence TTGCCTGACACTCGCCCACCCGTTCTTGATGAAATTGACCGCCAATTGATTGCCGCCCTGCAGATCAACGCCCGCGAGAGTGTGGCCATGCTTGCGCGGCAATTGGGCATCGCCCGCACCACCGTCACATCGCGCCTGGCGCGTCTGGAAAAGGCCAAAGTGATCACCGGTTACGGCGTGCGCCTCGGGCAGCGCCTGGTAGATGGCGGGTTGCAGGCGTATGTGGGGATCACCGTGCAGCCACGCTCGGGCAAGGAGGTGTTGCGACGCCTGAGCGCGATGGCGCAGGTGCAGCAGTTGTGTGCGGTGAGTGGCGAATTTGATTATGTGGCGTGGCTGCGCACCGATTCGCCGGAGCAGCTGGATCAGTTGCTGGATCAGATCGGCAGCGTGGATGGGGTGGAGAAGACCACGACCTCGATCATCTTGAGCAGCAAGATTGATCGGGGGCAGCCGGTTTGA